The sequence below is a genomic window from Desulfobulbus oligotrophicus.
TGCTGTCATGGCAATAAAATAACACGTTTGTTCTCATTTGACGACGCCTGTCTGCAGGCTGCCGGCCGGCGGCGGCTAGGAGACCAGCATGACATCTTTTGGAAGGGAGATCGAGATCTATGGATATTTTTATTCAAACCCACTTTTCCGGAGGTCATCATCTTCGGGCCTACCCGGGGAACTGTGAAAATCCCCATGGCCATAACTGGCATGTCAAGGTGACGGTACGTGCTGCACAGCTGGATAAACTCGGCATGGGTATTGATTTCAGGCAGTTGAAAAAGGCGGTCAATGCAGTGGTGGACGAGCTCGACCATCGCGATCTGAACGAACTTCCCGCCTTTCAGGCAGTCAATCCCTCTTCAGAGCACATTGCCATGTATCTTTTTCAGCGTCTGCAGGAACCGTTGCAGAGTGAACGGTATCGGCTGTACAGTGTTGAAGTACGGGAGACCGAATCCACAGGAGTTATCTACTACGGTGACTGAGACACTGCGGGTCTGCGAGCTTTTTTACTCGATCCAGGGTGAGTCCACCCGGGCTGGCCTGCCCTGCCTTTTTATTCGCCTGGCCGGTTGCAATCTCAGGTGTTCATACTGTGATGCCTCGTACACCTGGCAGGAGGAGGGGCACCTGATGCAGGTGGCCGAACTTCTGGCCTGGGTTGATGCAACTCCCGGAGTCATGGTGGAGGTCACCGGTGGCGAGCCGATGAGTCAGCCGGGAACTGTGCCGCTGATGCGATCATTGCTCGCAGCGGGACGATCGGTTTTGCTTGAAACCAACG
It includes:
- the queD gene encoding 6-carboxytetrahydropterin synthase QueD encodes the protein MDIFIQTHFSGGHHLRAYPGNCENPHGHNWHVKVTVRAAQLDKLGMGIDFRQLKKAVNAVVDELDHRDLNELPAFQAVNPSSEHIAMYLFQRLQEPLQSERYRLYSVEVRETESTGVIYYGD